In Tsuneonella amylolytica, one genomic interval encodes:
- the pstA gene encoding phosphate ABC transporter permease PstA translates to MSDAAPLPPSRTPTRTPAFEARLKKRYRAEKRFKWLGLGAILVSVAVLLFLLTTMVVNGASGFQRAEVQVPIDFTQAGLSIDPTASDQAEIMRSLEGQGLPQVVEFFAAKSLGEQAASELSGDAWREVGTAIIDDPSLLRRTETLALPAGSDLAAGLDGEGSPQDRALAAQLKNDGKLKRAFDPGFLSRSDATDPQAVGIWGALKGSMLTMFVTLLLAFPIGVLAALYLEEYAPKNRWTDLIEVSINNLAAVPSIIFGLLGLAVFLWIFPNLRSAPLIGGMTLALMTMPVIVIAGRNAIKAVPPSIRDGALAIGASPVQVVFHHVLPLALPGILTGTIIGMARALGETAPLLMIGMRAFVATPPSGFTSPATVLPVQIFLWSDEIDRGFVARTSAAIIVLLLFLLVMNGLAIYLRNKFEKTW, encoded by the coding sequence ATGAGTGACGCCGCCCCCCTCCCCCCTTCGCGCACGCCGACCCGTACGCCCGCGTTCGAAGCTCGGCTGAAGAAGCGGTACCGCGCCGAAAAGCGTTTCAAGTGGCTCGGCCTCGGCGCCATTCTGGTGTCGGTCGCCGTGCTGCTGTTCCTGTTGACGACGATGGTCGTCAACGGCGCCAGCGGTTTCCAGCGCGCCGAGGTCCAAGTCCCGATCGATTTCACGCAGGCAGGTCTCAGCATCGACCCGACCGCCTCCGACCAGGCCGAGATCATGCGCAGTCTCGAAGGTCAGGGTCTGCCACAGGTCGTCGAATTCTTCGCGGCCAAGTCGCTCGGCGAACAGGCCGCGTCCGAACTGTCGGGCGATGCGTGGCGCGAAGTGGGCACGGCGATCATCGACGATCCATCGCTCCTCCGCCGGACCGAGACGCTGGCCCTTCCCGCAGGGTCCGATCTTGCCGCCGGCCTCGACGGCGAAGGCTCGCCGCAGGACCGCGCACTCGCGGCCCAACTGAAAAACGACGGCAAGCTGAAGCGCGCGTTCGATCCGGGCTTCCTGTCCCGTTCCGATGCGACCGATCCGCAGGCCGTCGGCATTTGGGGCGCGCTGAAGGGTTCGATGCTGACGATGTTCGTCACGCTGCTGCTCGCCTTCCCGATCGGTGTTCTGGCCGCGCTCTATCTGGAGGAATACGCGCCAAAGAACCGCTGGACCGACCTTATCGAGGTATCGATCAACAACCTCGCCGCGGTGCCTTCGATCATCTTCGGCCTGCTGGGGCTCGCGGTATTCCTGTGGATCTTCCCGAACCTGCGATCCGCCCCGCTGATCGGCGGCATGACCCTGGCGTTGATGACGATGCCGGTCATCGTCATCGCGGGCCGCAACGCGATCAAGGCGGTACCGCCCAGCATCCGCGACGGCGCGCTGGCCATCGGCGCAAGCCCGGTGCAGGTCGTGTTCCACCACGTCCTGCCGCTTGCCCTGCCCGGCATCCTGACCGGCACGATCATCGGCATGGCCCGCGCGCTGGGCGAGACCGCGCCGCTCCTGATGATCGGCATGCGCGCATTCGTCGCCACACCGCCCAGCGGCTTCACCTCGCCGGCGACGGTTCTGCCGGTGCAGATTTTCCTGTGGTCCGACGAAATCGACCGCGGCTTCGTCGCGCGCACATCCGCGGCGATTATCGTGCTACTGCTGTTCCTGCTCGTGATGAACGGGCTCGCAATCTACCTGCGCAACAAGTTCGAGAAAACGTGGTGA
- the pstC gene encoding phosphate ABC transporter permease subunit PstC yields the protein MSASLLLLLTIGLALAGWLAGRARAWSFRSANGAQRLAALPNYHGWYVALWIAVPLLVFLALWSAFAPGLVTQAVLTDPAAANLPAFDFQRNAILAQARAVATGASGMVSHPDAAALVEPYRAAIARFRLIGILATLGIAVAAGAFAFLRLKPQFTARTKVERIVLAILLLASLVAILTTLGILASLVFETVRFFGMISPIDFLFGTHWAPDPMAAAESADGTRYGAIPLFWGTIFIGAIIAMIVAIPLGLMSAIYLTQYAKPSYRKWLKPALEILAGVPTVVYGYFAALTVAPAIRDAAQSLGVANASSESALAAGLVMGVMIIPFVSSMADDSIAAVPQAMRDGSLAMGATKSETIRRVLIPAALPGIVAGVMLAVSRAIGETMIVVMAASTAANLSANPLDSMTTVTVQIVAMLTGEGSFDHPATLSAFALGFVLFLVTLALNFVALRVVKRFREAYE from the coding sequence ATGTCCGCCTCGCTTCTCCTTCTGCTGACGATCGGGCTCGCGCTCGCGGGATGGCTCGCCGGCCGTGCGCGTGCCTGGAGCTTCCGCTCGGCAAACGGCGCGCAGCGGCTGGCGGCGTTGCCGAACTATCATGGGTGGTACGTGGCGCTGTGGATCGCGGTGCCGCTTCTCGTCTTTCTCGCTCTGTGGAGCGCGTTCGCTCCCGGCCTGGTTACGCAGGCAGTGCTCACCGATCCAGCCGCAGCGAACCTCCCTGCGTTCGACTTCCAGCGGAACGCTATCCTGGCGCAGGCGCGCGCCGTCGCGACCGGCGCGTCGGGGATGGTCTCGCATCCCGATGCCGCCGCATTGGTCGAGCCATACCGGGCGGCGATCGCCCGCTTTCGCCTGATCGGGATCCTGGCGACCCTCGGTATCGCCGTCGCGGCGGGGGCATTCGCGTTCCTGAGGCTGAAGCCGCAATTCACCGCGCGCACGAAAGTGGAGCGGATCGTGCTCGCGATCCTGCTGCTAGCCTCGCTGGTCGCCATCCTGACCACGCTCGGCATCCTCGCCAGCCTCGTGTTCGAGACGGTCCGGTTCTTCGGCATGATCTCGCCGATCGACTTCCTGTTCGGCACCCACTGGGCACCCGATCCGATGGCCGCCGCCGAATCCGCCGACGGCACACGATACGGGGCGATCCCGTTGTTCTGGGGCACGATCTTCATCGGCGCGATCATCGCGATGATCGTCGCCATCCCGCTCGGGTTGATGAGCGCGATCTACCTCACCCAGTATGCCAAGCCTTCGTACCGCAAATGGCTGAAGCCGGCGCTGGAGATTCTCGCGGGCGTGCCGACGGTGGTCTACGGCTATTTCGCCGCACTGACCGTTGCGCCGGCGATCCGCGATGCCGCCCAATCGCTGGGTGTCGCCAACGCCAGTTCGGAAAGCGCTCTCGCGGCGGGTCTGGTAATGGGCGTGATGATCATCCCCTTCGTATCCTCGATGGCCGACGACAGCATCGCCGCCGTGCCGCAGGCGATGCGCGACGGTAGCCTGGCGATGGGCGCCACCAAGTCGGAGACGATCCGCCGCGTCCTGATCCCCGCCGCTCTGCCGGGTATCGTCGCGGGCGTCATGCTCGCGGTCAGCCGGGCCATCGGCGAAACGATGATCGTGGTGATGGCCGCTTCGACGGCCGCCAACCTCAGCGCCAACCCGCTCGATTCGATGACGACCGTTACCGTCCAGATCGTCGCGATGTTGACCGGCGAAGGCAGCTTCGACCATCCCGCCACGCTCAGCGCTTTCGCGCTCGGGTTCGTCCTTTTCCTCGTGACGCTGGCGCTGAATTTCGTCGCCTTGCGCGTCGTCAAGCGGTTCCGCGAAGCTTATGAGTGA
- a CDS encoding sensor histidine kinase, which yields MEPRRPLPLPGIALAVVGALGMLILGEQPWLALAVLLLWFGSLWLAIAEPPPIAPVDPNPGFSRDSMGELIEHSGTPLLLTEKGRIAIANQAAREVLGSHILGQDVRVALRHPAAVALIDKPRPDATIVKGLARRNDIWRVSRQPLTRDMAVIELINHTAEADIGRAHTDFVANASHELRTPLASIIGYAETLAEENGSGDPAMRERFLGTILRESRRLKGLVDDLMSLSRIEAEKHDQPSDEIDLAPLVERAARDAAGAERTGRLVLETEPGLVVRGDAQQLEQLVRNLVDNGLKYGAETGNVLVTLALGQKDTARLTVADEGEGIPAEHLPHLTRRFYRTDPGRSRASGGTGLGLAIVKHIVERHRGRLDIESAVGEGTTVAVRIPLHTSDSEGLS from the coding sequence ATGGAGCCCCGCCGCCCCCTCCCCCTTCCGGGCATCGCGCTCGCGGTCGTTGGCGCCCTGGGCATGCTCATCCTCGGCGAACAGCCGTGGCTGGCGCTGGCCGTGCTACTTCTCTGGTTCGGATCGCTCTGGCTCGCCATCGCTGAGCCACCCCCGATCGCGCCCGTCGACCCCAATCCAGGGTTCAGCCGCGATTCGATGGGCGAACTCATCGAACACTCCGGCACGCCGTTGTTGCTGACCGAAAAAGGGCGAATCGCGATCGCCAACCAGGCGGCCCGCGAGGTGCTGGGCTCCCATATCCTAGGCCAGGATGTCCGCGTGGCGCTGCGACACCCCGCCGCGGTCGCCCTGATCGACAAGCCCCGCCCCGACGCCACCATCGTCAAAGGTCTCGCTCGCCGCAACGACATCTGGCGTGTCAGCCGCCAGCCGCTCACGCGCGACATGGCGGTGATCGAACTCATCAACCATACCGCCGAGGCCGACATCGGCCGGGCGCATACCGACTTCGTGGCGAATGCCAGTCACGAACTGCGTACCCCGCTTGCCTCGATCATTGGATATGCCGAGACGCTGGCCGAGGAGAACGGGTCGGGCGACCCGGCCATGCGCGAGCGGTTCCTGGGCACGATCCTGCGCGAATCGCGGCGCCTGAAAGGGCTGGTCGACGATCTGATGTCGCTCTCCCGCATCGAGGCGGAGAAGCACGACCAGCCGTCGGACGAAATAGACCTGGCACCGCTGGTCGAACGAGCCGCGCGCGATGCCGCCGGAGCCGAGAGGACCGGGCGGCTGGTTCTCGAAACGGAACCCGGTCTCGTTGTGCGGGGCGATGCGCAGCAGCTCGAGCAGCTCGTCCGCAACCTCGTCGACAACGGACTCAAGTACGGGGCGGAAACCGGCAACGTCCTCGTCACTCTGGCCCTGGGGCAAAAGGATACCGCCCGGCTGACCGTTGCGGACGAAGGCGAAGGCATCCCGGCAGAGCATCTGCCGCACCTCACGCGCCGATTCTATCGGACCGATCCCGGCCGCAGCCGCGCATCGGGCGGAACGGGTCTGGGCCTCGCGATCGTGAAGCATATCGTGGAGCGTCACCGCGGCAGGCTCGACATCGAGAGCGCTGTAGGCGAAGGCACGACAGTGGCGGTCCGCATTCCGCTGCACACGAGCGACAGCGAAGGGTTGTCATGA
- the recJ gene encoding single-stranded-DNA-specific exonuclease RecJ, with amino-acid sequence MATQSLSPVFGVARSLSGKAWRWRGGNMELGNATGAMDDVVTQLLLSRGVAREDLDRHRSPTLRAFLPDPSVFRDMDAAAERIAQAVVSGETVTVYGDYDVDGATSAALLVRLLRDLGHSARYYIPDRLLEGYGPSGEALVRLAEEGSSLIVTVDCGAMAHDALAQAHAAGVDVIVVDHHKCSAELPIAAALVNPNRLDESDEGATHAHLAAVGVAFVLAVAVVRTLRARGFFAGDRREPDLMALLDLVALGTVADVAQIRGLNRAFVAQGLKVMARRANTGMAALIDASRLKRAPACSDLGFALGPRINAGGRVGESTLGVRLLTTDDPDEAADIAAQLSQLNDERRAIETEVQAAAEAMLEGQHNRAVHVLSGRGWHPGVIGIVAGRIKEKTGKPSLIVALDGDTGKGSGRSIAGVDLGAAIIAAREEGLLVAGGGHAMAAGLTVEAGKMAALADWLDSRLGAAVARAKEGETMPLDLALAPGGLTPDLVEALDAAGPFGMGWPGPRVAIGPVRLVKADVVGADHVRAIAAGNDGRSFKAIAFRAAETPLGQALLHGSRGRSLWLAGRAKIDDWGDRPQAELHLEDAAWAD; translated from the coding sequence ATGGCAACCCAATCGCTCAGCCCGGTCTTCGGTGTCGCGCGCTCCCTGTCCGGCAAGGCCTGGCGGTGGCGCGGCGGCAATATGGAACTGGGCAATGCTACCGGCGCGATGGACGATGTCGTTACCCAGCTCCTGCTGTCGCGCGGTGTGGCGCGCGAGGACCTCGACCGCCACCGCTCGCCGACGTTGCGCGCATTCCTGCCCGATCCCAGCGTCTTTCGCGACATGGACGCGGCGGCGGAGCGGATCGCGCAGGCGGTCGTCAGCGGCGAGACCGTGACGGTCTACGGCGACTACGACGTCGACGGCGCGACCAGCGCGGCGCTGCTCGTCCGCCTGCTGCGCGATCTCGGCCATTCGGCCCGCTACTACATTCCGGACCGCCTGCTGGAAGGATACGGGCCGAGCGGCGAAGCCCTCGTCCGCCTCGCCGAAGAGGGGTCGAGCCTGATCGTCACCGTCGATTGCGGCGCGATGGCGCACGATGCGCTGGCACAGGCCCATGCTGCCGGTGTCGATGTGATCGTCGTCGATCACCACAAATGCAGCGCCGAGCTTCCGATCGCGGCCGCGCTGGTCAATCCCAATCGCCTGGACGAGAGTGACGAAGGCGCGACCCATGCCCATCTGGCCGCGGTCGGCGTCGCGTTCGTTTTGGCAGTAGCCGTGGTGCGGACCCTGCGCGCGCGCGGCTTCTTCGCGGGCGACCGGCGCGAACCCGACCTGATGGCGCTGCTCGATCTCGTGGCGCTGGGCACGGTGGCGGATGTCGCTCAGATCCGCGGCCTGAACCGCGCCTTCGTCGCGCAGGGTCTCAAGGTCATGGCGCGCCGGGCCAATACCGGCATGGCGGCCCTCATCGATGCGAGCCGACTGAAGCGCGCGCCGGCCTGCAGCGATCTCGGCTTCGCGCTCGGCCCGCGCATCAACGCCGGCGGCCGCGTCGGCGAATCGACGCTGGGCGTGCGCCTCTTGACGACCGACGATCCGGACGAGGCTGCCGACATCGCCGCGCAGTTGTCGCAGCTCAACGACGAGCGCCGCGCGATCGAAACCGAGGTGCAGGCTGCGGCCGAGGCCATGCTCGAAGGCCAGCACAACCGGGCGGTGCATGTGTTGTCGGGTCGTGGCTGGCACCCGGGCGTGATCGGCATCGTCGCGGGCCGGATCAAGGAGAAGACCGGCAAGCCTTCGCTGATCGTCGCGCTCGACGGCGACACCGGCAAGGGATCCGGGCGCTCGATCGCCGGTGTCGACCTGGGTGCGGCGATTATCGCGGCGCGCGAGGAAGGCCTGCTGGTCGCCGGCGGCGGACACGCCATGGCCGCCGGTCTCACCGTCGAGGCGGGCAAGATGGCCGCCCTCGCCGACTGGCTCGATTCGCGCCTCGGCGCGGCGGTGGCGCGCGCCAAGGAGGGCGAAACAATGCCTCTCGATCTGGCGCTGGCGCCCGGTGGGCTGACCCCCGATCTCGTCGAGGCACTCGATGCGGCAGGTCCCTTCGGCATGGGATGGCCGGGGCCGCGCGTCGCAATCGGCCCGGTACGGCTGGTCAAGGCCGACGTCGTGGGCGCCGACCATGTACGCGCCATCGCGGCCGGAAACGACGGGCGCAGTTTCAAGGCCATCGCCTTCCGCGCGGCCGAAACTCCGCTCGGACAGGCACTTCTGCATGGATCGCGCGGACGCAGCCTGTGGCTGGCAGGCCGCGCAAAGATCGACGACTGGGGCGACCGTCCACAAGCCGAACTGCACCTCGAGGATGCTGCCTGGGCCGATTGA
- a CDS encoding flavodoxin family protein: MNRPLLIVWYSRTGASEAMARAAADGAGDRARLMRCDTVEPADLLGAAGYLFVCPENLASMSGLMKEMFDRCYYPALGRIEGRAYATLIAAGSDGEGAQRQIDRIATGWRLRRVAEPVIVGTEAQGPDEIMANKVVPPARLQECRELGAALSEGLTLGLF; the protein is encoded by the coding sequence ATGAATCGCCCGCTCCTCATCGTCTGGTACAGCCGCACCGGAGCGTCCGAGGCGATGGCACGTGCCGCTGCGGACGGTGCCGGCGATCGGGCGCGGCTGATGCGTTGCGACACCGTGGAACCGGCCGACCTGCTCGGCGCGGCCGGTTATCTTTTCGTCTGCCCGGAAAACCTCGCTTCGATGAGCGGGCTGATGAAGGAGATGTTCGACCGCTGCTATTACCCGGCGCTCGGGCGGATCGAAGGCCGTGCGTATGCAACGCTGATTGCCGCAGGCTCCGACGGCGAGGGGGCGCAGCGGCAGATCGATCGCATCGCGACCGGGTGGCGGCTGCGACGGGTGGCGGAACCTGTCATCGTCGGAACGGAAGCGCAAGGTCCCGACGAAATCATGGCGAACAAGGTCGTGCCTCCCGCTCGATTGCAGGAATGTCGCGAACTCGGGGCGGCCCTTTCCGAAGGACTGACGCTGGGACTGTTCTGA
- a CDS encoding NAD(P)H-dependent flavin oxidoreductase — protein sequence MPTTLPAPFDRLRLPVIGSPLFIVSGPELVIAQCKAGIVGSFPALNARPSGVLDEWLHRITEELAEHNRANPDRPAAPYAVNQIVHRSNNRLDEDMAVCAKWQVPMVITSLGAQEDVFKAVAGWGGITLHDVINDRFAHKAIEKGATGLIPVAAGAGGHAGTLSPFAMLQEIRTWFDGLVALSGSIAHGRSVLAAQAMGADFAYIGSPWIATEEANADQRYKDAIVEAKADGIVYSNLFTGVHGNYLRSSIEANGMDPDNLPVSDPSKMNFGSGGNTEAKAWKDIWGSGQGVGMVGKVESVATRVDRLEAEYQAALSELAAKTP from the coding sequence ATGCCGACCACCCTGCCCGCCCCGTTCGACCGCCTGCGCCTGCCCGTGATCGGGTCGCCGCTGTTTATCGTCTCGGGCCCCGAACTGGTCATCGCGCAGTGCAAGGCGGGCATCGTCGGCAGCTTCCCGGCATTGAACGCGCGGCCCAGTGGCGTCCTCGACGAATGGCTCCACCGCATCACCGAGGAGCTGGCCGAACACAACCGCGCCAACCCCGACCGGCCCGCGGCGCCCTATGCGGTGAACCAGATCGTCCACCGCTCGAACAACCGGCTCGACGAGGACATGGCGGTCTGTGCCAAGTGGCAAGTGCCGATGGTGATTACCTCGCTGGGCGCGCAGGAGGATGTCTTCAAGGCGGTCGCCGGATGGGGCGGCATCACCCTCCACGACGTGATCAACGACCGCTTCGCGCACAAGGCGATCGAGAAGGGCGCGACCGGCCTCATCCCCGTCGCAGCCGGTGCGGGCGGGCATGCCGGAACGCTCAGCCCGTTCGCGATGCTGCAGGAAATCCGCACCTGGTTCGACGGGCTCGTCGCCCTGTCGGGCTCGATCGCGCACGGCCGTTCGGTGCTGGCCGCGCAGGCGATGGGGGCGGACTTCGCGTACATCGGGAGCCCCTGGATCGCCACCGAGGAAGCCAACGCCGACCAGCGCTACAAGGATGCGATCGTCGAGGCGAAGGCGGACGGCATCGTCTATTCGAACCTCTTCACCGGGGTGCACGGCAATTACCTGCGCAGCTCGATCGAAGCGAACGGGATGGATCCCGACAACCTTCCGGTCAGCGACCCCAGCAAGATGAACTTCGGCAGCGGCGGCAACACCGAGGCCAAGGCATGGAAGGACATCTGGGGCTCTGGCCAAGGCGTCGGCATGGTCGGCAAGGTCGAAAGCGTGGCGACCCGCGTCGACCGGCTCGAGGCCGAGTATCAGGCCGCCCTGTCGGAGCTCGCCGCCAAGACGCCGTAA
- a CDS encoding amidohydrolase family protein, translating to MTETILEPDLPIIDPHHHLWDLRPLVGAFPEPRHDFLEAIVGAAYYTFDELQADTQSGHNVVGTVFMECGAFYDASRGDELKTVGEVEFVNGVAAQGASGLYGNYRPCAAIVGHADLTMGSGAGMVLDALSAASPRFVGIRHAAAWDADPEVLGPPFHHPAGLYLDNKFREGFAELASRGLTFDAWLLEPQLGDLIDLAKTFPDQPIVLDHCGTPLGIASYRGKLEENFDRWRTSIRAVAECENVTVKLGGLAMAFCQLPDRGPAAGLGSEELAAMWKPYIETCIEAFGPSRAMFESNYPVDRWGASYPVLWNAFKRLANGASDGEKRDVFAGTAARVYGIEHLL from the coding sequence ATGACCGAAACGATCCTCGAACCCGATCTGCCGATCATCGATCCGCATCACCACCTGTGGGATCTGCGCCCGCTGGTGGGGGCCTTTCCCGAACCGCGGCACGATTTCCTCGAGGCGATCGTGGGTGCGGCGTACTACACCTTCGACGAATTGCAGGCCGATACGCAGTCGGGCCACAACGTCGTCGGCACGGTATTCATGGAATGCGGCGCCTTCTACGACGCTAGCCGCGGCGACGAACTGAAGACCGTCGGCGAGGTCGAGTTCGTCAACGGCGTCGCGGCGCAGGGCGCAAGCGGGCTATACGGAAACTACCGCCCATGCGCGGCGATCGTCGGCCATGCCGATCTCACGATGGGCAGCGGCGCGGGCATGGTGCTCGACGCGCTCAGCGCCGCCTCGCCCCGTTTCGTCGGCATCCGCCATGCCGCCGCATGGGACGCCGATCCGGAGGTGCTGGGCCCTCCGTTCCACCATCCCGCCGGTCTGTACCTGGATAACAAGTTCCGCGAAGGGTTCGCCGAGCTCGCCTCCCGCGGCCTGACTTTCGACGCATGGCTGCTCGAACCGCAACTCGGCGACCTGATCGACCTTGCGAAGACATTCCCCGACCAGCCGATCGTCCTCGACCACTGCGGAACCCCGCTCGGCATCGCGAGCTATCGCGGCAAGCTGGAGGAAAACTTCGACCGCTGGCGCACCAGCATCCGCGCGGTCGCCGAGTGCGAGAATGTTACCGTCAAATTGGGCGGGCTCGCCATGGCGTTTTGCCAATTGCCCGATCGCGGCCCCGCGGCGGGGCTCGGAAGCGAGGAACTGGCGGCGATGTGGAAGCCCTACATCGAGACCTGCATCGAAGCCTTCGGCCCGAGCCGCGCGATGTTCGAAAGCAACTATCCCGTCGACCGCTGGGGCGCGAGCTACCCGGTCCTGTGGAACGCCTTCAAACGCCTCGCTAACGGCGCGTCGGACGGCGAGAAGCGCGACGTGTTCGCCGGCACCGCGGCGCGGGTTTACGGCATCGAGCACCTGCTCTAG
- the leuA gene encoding 2-isopropylmalate synthase — translation MLKSPSAKYAAFPQVPLQDRQWPGRTITAPPRWLSTDLRDGNQAIVDPMDAVKKNRFFDLLVEIGVKEIEVGFPSAGATEFDFIAGLVHSGRIPDDVTVQVLTQSREDLIRTSFASLDGARAAIVHLYNAVSPAWRDIVFRMSKPEVIGVAVAGAKVMRDEAAKRPGTEWHFQYSPETFSTAELDFSIEVCEAVMEVLAPTPERPIILNLPATVEAATPNIYADQIEYFCRNLPNRESVVISLHTHNDRGTGVAAAELGLMAGADRVEGCLFGNGERTGNCCLVTVALNMYTQGIDPGLDFSDIDRVIETVEYCNAIPVHQRHPYGGELVFTAFSGSHQDAIKKGFEAQRTQNDERWRVPYLPIDPADLGRSYEAVIRVNSQSGKGGFAWVLEQDQGLKLPKAMQADFSKAVQRMADDLGRELGAADIWQAFRETYHVQTSGKRFQLVDYEETRASDGTRVFAGTIEVEGKAQSVSGRGNGLISSVVATLKDAFGIDLEVLDYSEHALSKGSDARAAAYVQCATGDGRTIWGCGIDEDVATASVRAILSAANSAVASR, via the coding sequence ATGCTGAAGAGCCCGAGCGCCAAGTACGCCGCCTTCCCCCAGGTTCCGTTGCAGGACCGCCAATGGCCCGGCCGCACGATCACCGCCCCGCCCCGCTGGCTCAGCACCGACCTGCGCGATGGCAACCAGGCCATCGTCGACCCGATGGACGCGGTGAAGAAGAACCGTTTCTTCGATCTGCTCGTCGAGATCGGCGTCAAGGAGATCGAGGTCGGCTTTCCCAGTGCCGGCGCGACCGAGTTCGATTTCATTGCCGGCCTCGTCCACTCGGGCCGCATCCCCGACGACGTGACCGTGCAGGTCCTCACGCAAAGCCGCGAGGACCTGATCCGCACCAGCTTCGCCAGCCTCGACGGCGCGCGAGCGGCGATCGTCCACCTCTACAACGCGGTCAGTCCCGCGTGGCGCGACATCGTGTTCCGCATGAGCAAGCCTGAGGTGATCGGCGTCGCGGTCGCGGGCGCGAAGGTGATGCGCGACGAAGCGGCCAAGCGCCCCGGCACCGAGTGGCACTTCCAGTACAGCCCGGAGACTTTCTCTACCGCCGAACTCGATTTCAGCATCGAGGTCTGCGAGGCGGTGATGGAGGTGCTGGCCCCCACCCCCGAGCGCCCGATCATCCTCAACCTGCCCGCCACGGTCGAGGCGGCGACGCCCAACATCTACGCCGACCAGATCGAATACTTCTGCCGCAACCTGCCGAACCGCGAGAGCGTGGTGATCAGCCTCCACACCCACAACGATCGCGGCACCGGGGTTGCGGCGGCGGAGCTCGGCCTGATGGCGGGTGCCGACCGGGTCGAGGGTTGCCTGTTCGGAAACGGCGAGCGCACCGGCAACTGCTGCCTCGTGACCGTCGCGCTCAACATGTACACGCAGGGAATCGATCCGGGCCTCGATTTCTCCGACATCGACCGGGTGATCGAGACGGTGGAATACTGCAACGCGATCCCCGTCCACCAGCGTCACCCCTATGGCGGCGAGCTGGTGTTCACCGCGTTTTCGGGCAGCCACCAGGATGCGATCAAGAAGGGGTTCGAGGCGCAACGTACGCAGAACGACGAGCGCTGGCGTGTCCCCTACCTGCCGATCGATCCCGCCGACCTCGGCCGCAGCTACGAAGCGGTGATCCGCGTCAACAGCCAGTCCGGCAAGGGCGGCTTCGCCTGGGTGCTCGAACAGGACCAGGGCCTCAAGCTGCCCAAGGCCATGCAGGCCGACTTTTCGAAGGCCGTTCAGCGCATGGCGGACGATCTGGGGCGCGAACTGGGCGCCGCCGACATCTGGCAGGCCTTCCGCGAAACCTACCACGTGCAAACCTCGGGCAAGCGGTTCCAGCTCGTCGATTACGAGGAGACCCGCGCCAGCGACGGGACCCGCGTGTTCGCCGGGACGATCGAGGTCGAAGGCAAGGCGCAGAGCGTCAGCGGGCGCGGCAACGGCCTCATCTCGTCGGTGGTCGCGACTCTGAAGGATGCCTTCGGGATCGACCTCGAAGTGCTCGACTACTCCGAACACGCACTTTCCAAGGGTTCCGACGCCCGCGCGGCTGCCTACGTCCAGTGCGCTACCGGGGATGGCCGAACGATCTGGGGCTGCGGCATCGACGAGGACGTCGCGACCGCGAGCGTGCGCGCGATCCTCAGCGCGGCGAATTCGGCGGTTGCGTCAAGGTAA
- a CDS encoding I78 family peptidase inhibitor translates to MTAKFWIGGALALASVAAIAQMPTEKPGSADPARVSGGTYTADPNHTLVGWTVDHLGFSDYFGLFGDVTGTLILDKADPARSKLDVTIPIKPVTASAGLNEHLVRPGKDGGKPDFFGPDQAAARYVSTSVQPSADGMGAYILGNLTLNGVTKPVAIQARFTGAGAMRGTETVGFSGRALIRRSDFGINGALPLVSDEVELNLTAAFEKEAGEPQARPDPGPNACNADKVQPWIGKAATPAVRTAVGKATGAGTIRWLYPDSIVTKDYRVERLNVSIDKGSDIIRSARCG, encoded by the coding sequence ATGACAGCTAAATTCTGGATTGGCGGCGCCCTCGCGCTCGCCTCGGTCGCGGCCATCGCGCAGATGCCCACCGAAAAGCCCGGCAGTGCCGACCCCGCCCGCGTCAGCGGCGGGACCTACACCGCCGATCCCAATCACACCCTCGTCGGGTGGACCGTCGATCACCTCGGGTTCTCCGACTATTTCGGCCTGTTCGGCGACGTGACCGGGACGCTCATACTCGACAAGGCGGACCCCGCCCGATCGAAGCTCGACGTGACGATCCCGATCAAGCCGGTGACCGCCAGCGCCGGGCTCAACGAGCATCTCGTCCGCCCTGGCAAGGACGGCGGCAAGCCCGATTTCTTCGGTCCGGACCAAGCGGCCGCGCGCTACGTCTCGACTTCGGTCCAGCCGAGCGCGGACGGCATGGGCGCCTACATCCTCGGCAACCTGACGCTGAACGGCGTCACGAAGCCGGTGGCGATCCAGGCGCGCTTCACCGGCGCGGGCGCGATGCGGGGGACGGAAACGGTCGGTTTCTCCGGCCGCGCCCTCATCCGTCGCTCCGATTTCGGGATCAACGGCGCGCTGCCGCTGGTGTCGGACGAAGTGGAGCTCAATCTCACCGCGGCGTTCGAGAAGGAAGCCGGCGAACCGCAGGCCCGCCCCGACCCGGGCCCCAACGCCTGCAACGCCGACAAGGTGCAGCCATGGATCGGCAAGGCCGCGACCCCGGCTGTCCGCACCGCGGTCGGCAAGGCGACCGGCGCGGGGACGATCCGCTGGCTCTACCCCGACAGCATCGTGACGAAGGACTACCGCGTCGAACGCCTCAATGTGAGTATCGACAAGGGATCCGACATCATCCGTTCGGCCCGCTGCGGCTGA